One genomic window of Amphiura filiformis chromosome 3, Afil_fr2py, whole genome shotgun sequence includes the following:
- the LOC140148038 gene encoding uncharacterized protein gives MQMNDGKITCSKLTAPNKGNPSLKHELNAHFARLSESFERGDYSALVQEFYTDDSVIVIDGQAPCFGKKEIKQAWIDWSESNPTINRLVFTTTAFGENNGQIWADGIDGMYQEDALVGSDRYMNVYKRVNGTLLHPRRILM, from the exons ATGCAGATGAATGATGGCAAAATTACGTGTTCAAAATTGACAG CACCGAACAAAGGCAATCCTTCCCTTAAACATGAGCTCAATGCACATTTTGCGAGACTATCAGAAAGCTTCGAAAGGGGTGATTATTCTGCCCTTGTCCAAGAGTTCTACACTGATGATAGTGTAATAGTGATTGATGGCCAAGCAccttgttttgggaaaaaag AAATTAAGCAGGCTTGGATCGATTGGTCAGAAAGCAATCCCACTATCAATCGGTTAGTATTCACAACTACTGCATTCGGTGAGAATAACGGACAGATTTGGGCAGACGGTATCGACGGTATGTACCAGGAAGATGCCCTCGTTGGTTCCGATCG GTATATGAATGTGTACAAACGCGTCAATGGAACTCTTTTACATCCACGTCGCATTCTAATGTAA